The genomic DNA ATTTATAACAACATTGTTATTTAATAACGCAAATATTGAAATTATATATTCAAAATCATTTTTTATTTCTATGCTTTTATTGTCAGATTTTATTATAACTTTTCTTCTATAAGTTTTATTATCATTAATATCTTTTATTTTTTGCTTAATTTTTTTTATATCCATATTAAAATTTGAAAAATCAAAAATTTCTTTGTAATTTTTCTTCAAATATTCAATATAACATTCTATAACTTTTTTTTGATATTTTTTTATAGCTTTATTATTTCCTTTCGAAGCTAAAATCTGAGAATTTTTATAATAATTTTCTATAATAGGTTTATCTACTTCATCAGTTCCACTTAACGTTTTTTTCAATTCCTTTAAAAATTTATACTTATTATTCTCTTTTCCCAAATCCTTTTCTAAAATCAATTTTTTATACAATTCTTTATTTATATATATTAAAGCATTCCTTATAATTCTTTCTGTTTCTATTGTATCAAACGGATTATTTTTATTCATTTTTTTATATAAATTCAATATTTCAGGAAGTACTTTAGAAAACGACGGAAGAAATTTAATAATTTTGTTATTTTCTTTTGAGATATCTATATTATTTATTTTAGAAATTATTTTTTCTTTTCCTTTAAAAACTACATCTAAATTTAATGCTTTTGATATTTCTTCATTTGATATTTTTAGATTTTGAATTATACTCACCACTTTATTATAGTCTTCTAATGTTCCTTTTTGGTCTCTTGTTTTGTCGTCATTATCATTCTCTAATATTTCTTTTTGATTTCTTCTTTTATCATTTGCATGCAGTATTTTATTTCTTTCATTTGTTCCTATCTTTATAAATTTACTTTTGAAATTTTCTGTAATCTCATTTTTGTCATCTAAGAATTTTAAATCTCTCATTATTTTTAATTTTGAATTCGAAATTTTTTTATCCAGTATATAATCTCTTTCCCTATCTCCTCCAAAAAAATCTATATTTTCAGTACCTTCAGCATTTTTTTTAGAAAATATTTTATTCAATTCCATATTAGTAGCAGCAAAGAATGCTATCAATTCTAAATCTAATTCTTCTTTTGCGTGAAGTTTAGAAAAATCATTAGTATTAACTTTTGTCATATCTATATTATTATGTTTTATTTTTCCTAAATACATAATATGTTCTAACGTATATTGCTTAACTCTTTTTTCTATTTTATTCAACAGTGAGTCAAAATTTAATATTTTTTCTATTTTTAAAGAATTTTCTCTTATCTCTCTTCTGTTAATAAGTATTTTTTCTATTCTGCCCTTTATATATCTATATATAATTTTATATAGTTCTTTTTCATTACAGGGCATTTTTTCAAATTCAAAATTATCCCCAATTACTTCTATATTTCCGTCTTTTTTAAATATTGATTTGTAATGTCCTTTATATAAGCCAAAAATTTCTGTATCAAAATTTTCTTCTTCTTTTATTTTATCTTTTAAATCATTTACTAATTTTTCTATTTTAAATTCTTTTAAAATTTTCTCTATCTTATTTCTAATAACTTTACTTTCTATATCTTTTATAAATAATTTTACTATTTCATTTTTTTCTTTTCCTTTTTCTTTAAACTTTTCATGTTTATCCATTTCTACATATGTTTTAATTCTGGCTTTTTCTATTTTTTCTTTCGGCATATCTTGAGTTTCTTTTTTCTTAAGTTCAACTCTTTTTGCAATATCCCAATATTTCAGTTCTCCAATTATATAATCTACAATATCTTCTTTTGTTAATTTAACACTGTTACAAATATAATTTAAAATTTTATTTACAAAAATTTTTTTATTTTCAGTTGCTTTTTTTCCACCAACATTAGAGTAAAATTCTACAAATTTATCAATATTCCATTTTTTGTTTTCAGAATTTTTTTTCTTTATTTCCTCTATATGTTCTACAATCTTACCGTATTCTTCTTCTTTTTCTAAAAATAAAATTTCGATATAATCTCTAAAATATCTTTTTTTAAGATTCTTAACTTCTCCTTGTTCTTCATTTACAAAGTTTTCTATTAAATAATAAAATTTTTCATTTATATTTTGAAACTTTCTGTATACTTCTATTTTTGCCTGTCTTTCTTTTTCATCAATTTTTTTCCAACTTAAAATATATTCCTCTTTATTTCTATCAAATTTAGTTTTATTATATTCAAGTTTAATTTTTATGTTTTCATTTTTTATTGTCAAATAAATTTCTTTGGAATTTTCTTTTAATTTTCCTTTATCCAACTGTTTTTTCAATTGTTCTTTCAACTTTTTTCTAGTAATTTTTTTTGAAAGATTTTCGGTTCGTGATAATACTTCTATCTCATCTACAATATCTTCACCTTTTATTAAAATATTTTCTTTTTTCAATTTAAATAAAATATTCCCCATATGAAATTTTCTATTAAAATCTTTTTGTATGTTATTTTCTGTTTTATATTCTATAAGTTTTTCTATAAATTTACTATTTGTAATTTTAATTTTATCTTCATCTCTCTTACTTTTTACAATATATTTATTTTTTTCTTTAGTATCTGTGTTATCTGGAATTTCATTATTATTTTTTGTAATATATTCTCTTTTTACTCTAATTTTTTTATTATCAAAAATTAAAATATAATCCTTTGTTTCTTTATCATAATTAAGTTTTATACTTCTATTCTTATTTTTTTCTTTATCTATTTCTAGTATTCTTTTTTTTAATTTTTCATTATACAAAATTTTTAAATATACTTCTTTATTATTGAAATTTATTTTATATTTTTCAGTTTTTTCATCAATAACTACTAAATTAATTTCCGTATGTTCTTCATCATTTTTAATTTTCGGTCTTTCTGTTCTTCCTAATTCTATTCTTACTTCTTCTTTATAATTGCACCATTTTTTATACCCATATATTTTACTCATCTTTCTTCCTCCTTGACCAATAATTTTTTCATTTTCTGCTATAATTATATCCTATAATGAAAATATTTCAACTGTTAATTTATAATTTTATTAATTTTTCAACAAACAAAAACCTCTCAAAAATTAAATTTAAAAATATCAATGGTCTCACAAAAAACCAAACTACAAAAACAAAAAAGCCGTCCTATAAATCGGAAACGGATTTCTAATGATAAATAATACATATTTCCAAAAATGAAAATTATTGTTTTTACTCATTTTATAAAAATAATAAAATATATAAAATTTAGGATTAGTATACCTTCCGACTTATAAAACAGCCTTTATTTTAAAAACACTACTAAAAAATCATGCTTTCTCTCTGTTTAGGATATAAAAACTTTATTTTATAAATATTTAAAGCTTCTATTTCTTTTTTTACAGTTTTTTCATTATCTACATTTTTTAAAAAATTAGGTTTTATATGGTTTATGATTATGTTCAGATTTTTTAATTTCTCGGTTCCTCCACTATATTCCGATAACACTTTCATTTCTTCCATCAGCCATTTAGCCGTCAAATGTCCGAACAAATTTTTATCCTCCGTTGAGTTGGGAAAGGAAACTTCAATAATAATCCCTTTCAATTTTCCAGCTTTCAGTTTCGGACCTAATTCTTTCCATATATTGTTCAGCAATTGGGATTTTTCAACTTTATCGGGACCTGTATCACCGAAAAAGGCAAAATATTCTTCTCCGCTTCTTATTAGTAACATTGAAGACTCGTAGTTACTGTGACTTAACGGAAATACCTGTCCATACAGTTCCGTTCCCTCTATTTTGAATTCCTTTCCGATTTCAAGTTTTTTATAGGAATAAACTCCCAATTTAAACCCTTCTCCGGAATCTCCGAAATTAGGCCATACTTTCCAATTGAAAATATTCTTTTCCAGTATATCTATAACAGAAGGCAAGCCGTATATATTTTTCTTCGTATCTTCAGTAGACGATAAAACAAGACCTGCAATATGATCCATATGTGCATGGCTCAAAAAATAACCTTTTATTGATTCTCTGAATATATATCCCAATTTCGTATAGTTGGAATCTTCGGGAACTTTAATATCCTTAAAATTTCCTTTTTTCAATGCTTCTTCAAGACCGTTCACGACACTTCCCGCATCCAATGCCAGATATTCTTTGCTTCCGATATCTCTTAGAATGTACGAAGTGGTAGTTCCCGCTTTCACTCCTCCGCTGTTTCCTAAAGTTATGACTTCAAATTTTGCAAATAAATTTAATGATAATAAAAATAATAGAAGTAATCCTCTTTTCATTTTCTCTCCTTTGATAATAAATTTTAATATTTCGCCAAATTTGTTATATATTCAAAAAAACTGTCTCTATCCACATGATAGACTAAATCAACCGGACGTCCGCCTTGTTTCCTTACTGTACGTCCTCTACTTGGACCTTCAGTTATTACATCACTGTTTACAACTTCTCTTTTTACAAGTTCTTCTTTTCCGAAAGATGCCGTCGTAAGAACGTCCCACAAAAAGTAAGTGGAATTTGTCACAAAATGTGTTAACGGAGGTACTACTGCATAACATTGTCCTAAAAAATCAATTCCTTCATTTTTTCTCTGACTTGCCCACATATCACGAATTTCCTCTGTAAGAGGTACCATTCTCGTACTTTCAAGGGCTACAAGTTCTATTTTTATATTTGAATCCCATACTCTTTTTGCTGCAAAAGGATCCCAGTATACATTCCATTCAGCCGTGCCGTCATGCTCAGGTTCTTCCACATTACCATGTTCTAAAAATGTTCCTCCCATCCAATACAGTTTACCTATTTTCTCTTCTATACTTGAATCAATATCCAATGCCCTTGCCAAATCCGTCAAAGGCCCTACAAATACAAGGTCTACTTTCCCATCAGCTTTTTTCAGCACACGGACTATATCTTCATGGGCTTTTATATGGGTTTCTTCTACTGTCAGAGGCTTAATCTCATTCAAAATAGGTAATGCATCTATCACAAAAGCATGCATTCTCCAGTCTTTAGGAAAAGGATTCACAGCTCTTGAGTCCGACAGTGCAACCTTTATTTTTTTATCTTTTTCAGATCCAAATTTTTCTATGATTTTCCTTGTAGCTGAAGATGCAGGCTGTATATAACAGTCCGCATCCATAACACTAATTCCCACAAGTTCCACATCTTTCATTTTTAATAACAAGTATAATGAAACTAAATCATCCACCCCTCCATCGTGATTTAAATATACTTTTCTTTTTTTCATAAATTCTCCATTTCTTATTCTTTATAAATTTTTACTTTAACTGTCATTTTTTTCTACTTCAGCGGCATCGGGATAAATTTTTCTAATTCCTTTTATAATTCTGTCTATTTCCTTATTAATCCCGTTTTTATCTTTTCTTGAGCCTTTCATCGCTACTCTTATTTGAACCCTTCTTTCTTTGGCATAAGGAGCAACTGTAGGATTGGACATTTGAAAGTATTCTTTTAATCTTTCATCTATTTTCCCTTCAGGCACACCTTTTATTTCCAAAGTTTTCATGATTAGTATGCTGTTCGAATATTGACTTAACAAAGGCAAAACCTGATTATCCATCATCCAAATCATTTCTTTTGGCGGACCGGGCAACACTATTATTTTTTTATCCCTTTTTTCATAGTAAAACCCCGGAGCAAGTCCTACTTCATTTTCTATTAATATCGACCCTTTTATTATCGATGCTTCTTTTTTCCCACCATCAGGAATATCAATGCCAAAACCTCTTTCTTTATACCTTTGAACAAGTTTATCATAGTACTTCTGATTTATTTCAAGTTCTTCTCCGAAAAAATCTGCCACAACTTTTTTTGTAATATCATCTATTGTAGGCCCTAATCCTCCCGTTGTTATTACAAGATTCACTCTATTAAAAGCAATTTCAAGACATTCCTTCACTCTGTTATAATTATCCCCCACTGTTGTCTGATAGTATAAATCTACACCGATATCTGTAAGTTTTTCTGATATGTATTGAGCATTAGTATTAACAATATCCCCTATAAGAAGCTCTGTTCCTATACATAAAATTTCCGCTTTTATTTTAACCACCTTCTTATTTTCAATTATTTCTATTTATGAGGTTTTTTACTAAATAATTTTAAGTGAATTTCCATCTTTTTTCTTCAACATTCAAATTTTACAACGTAAAAAATGCGGTAAGTGAGCGTTGTAAAAACATCCCTTTTTTGTTTTTACAGCGAACGGGCATTTTTAAGTGTCTGTAAAATTTGTGTTGAACGGTTTTTTGGTCTGACCTTTTTTACAAAAAAGGTTAGAAATATTTTTTATATTATACTTTTACATAGTTTTTGGTTCAGTCTTTTTTCAAAAATATGATAAAATTATAAAATATTATTATAGTTTACTATAAAATTTAACTGTACTTTTTTTCATAGTTTCTCTTAATCTTAATCTTTATTTCAACATTCAAATTTTACAATAAGTGAGCGTTGTAAAAACATCCTTTTTTTGTTTTTACAGCGAACGGGCATTTTTAAGTGTCTGTAAAATTTGTGTTGAGCGGTTTTTTGGTCTGACCTTTTTTACAAAAAAGGTTAGAAATATTTTTTTAATACCACACTTTCATAAGGTTTCAATAGTATTTTTCCATCTTTAAGTTCAATTTCTGTTTTATAATTTGACAGTAAAATTTCAGAATTTTCAAAGTTAAGTTCTGTAACGTCAAATTCATTTTTTTCTCCGTAAAAATTATTTATTATTACAAGTTCCCCATTTTCACCTATTCTTTTATAAGCATATACTTTTTCATTTTCAAGGTCTATGTCCTCGTATTTTCCTGTTATTAAAAGTTCCTCGTTTTTTCTGAGTTCTATAAGTTTCTTATAATAATAGAATATCGAATCTTCATCTTTTAAAGCCGCTTCGGCATTTATTTCTTGATAATTGTCGGGAATTCCTATCCATGGCGTCCCTTCAGTAAACCCTGCATTTTTACTGTCATTCCACTGCATGGGAGTTCTTGAATTATCTCTTGATTTCTGCATTAAAATATCAAGTATTTCCTTATCTGAAAGTCCTTCTTTTTCTTTTATCTTATAGACATTCAAAGATTCTACATCACGGTATTTGTCAATATGATCAAAATAAGGATTTGTCATACCGAATTCTTCTCCTTGATATATATAAGGTGTTCCCTGCAGTCCGTGAAGTACCGTTGCCAGCATTTTTGCCGCTTCTTTCCGATATTCCTTATCATTTCCAAATCTTGACAATGCTCTCGGCTGATCGTGATTATTCCAAAATGTGGCATTCCAACCGTTTCCTTCATACATTCCTTTCTGCCATTCAGAAAATATTTTTTTCAACTGAATAAAATTAAATGGAGCTTTTACCCATTTCTCCCCATTTGGATAATCGACTTTTAAATGATGAAATGAAAATACCATTGAAAGTTCTTTTTCATCAGGATTGGAATATTTTACACAGTTATCAATACTTGTCGATGACATTTCTCCTACTGTTATGAGTTCTCCACCTCCAAAGGCTTCTTTATTAAGTTCCTTCAAATATTCATGTATTTTCGGTCCGTCAGTATAAAATCTTCTTCCATCGGCAACAAATCTTTTATCACTTCCGTCATCATTCAAAAATCTCTGATCTTTGGAAATGAGATTTATAACATCCAATCTGAACCCGTCCACACCTTTATCAAGCCAGAATTTTATCATTTCATAAACTTTTTTCCTTACTTTTTCATTTTCCCAGTTTAAATCAGCTTGTGTCACATCAAAAAGATGTAAATAATATTGCTTTCTTTTTTCACTGTATTTCCATGCATTTCCCCCGAATTTTGACTGCCAGTTTGTCGGTTCCTTTCCATTAATGGGATCTTTCCATATATAGAAATCTTTATATTCTTCGTCTCCTGCTTCAGATTTTTTGAACCATTCATTTTCAGTTGATGAGTGATTTACTACAATATCCATTACTATTTTCAGATTTCTTCTATGAGCCTCTTCCAGAAGTTTTTCAAAATCTTCCATTGTTCCGTAATTTTCATCTATATTATAATAATCACTTATATCATATCCGTTATCTTTCTGAGGAGATTTATACATTGGAGTAAGCCACAGTACATCTACCCCCAACTCTTTTAAATAGTCAAGTTTTTCTATAATCCCTTTTATGTCCCCTTGTCCGTTTCCAGTAGTATCATTGAAACTTTTAGGGTAAATCTGGTATACTGTTGATTTATGCCACCATTTTAAATTAAAGTTTTTTTTCATATGAAGTCCACCTCTCATTTATAATCTTTACTAATAACTATTTTTTCTTTTTTAACTGTTTCCATTTTTTTAATTGATTACAAGCACATTCTACATACCAATCAGTTGTTTTAAAATTAAATATATTTTTAAAACGCATTTCAAGATTTTCTCTGGTTTTTTCAATATATCAATTTAATTAACTCTACTATGACTGACAATTATTATTTCAGTATCTAAATCATCAGCATCCGATTTTAAAGCTTTTTCACTAAACCTAATGAACAGTTGACTACTTTTTGACTCCTCCTACAAGTTTTAAAAAATCATCAAAAGCTTCTTACAATTTTTCCATTTGAAAAAAAGCCCGATTTCCATTTTTTATATTATACTCTTCTACAAATATTTGACTAAACTATAGACATTTTTCTAAGTCCATTTATCTTTCAAATTTTTATCCGGAAATTTTTAAAATTCCCTATTTATTTTTTCCGTATTTGTACTCATAAATACCCCCTTATATTCCATATTTGTTTTTTATTCCATTAATTCAAATTCTTCACATAATACTTCCATATCTTCTGTAAATTTCCCGTCAGTTTCTTCCATAAAAAAATCTATATGCACTTTTCTCCAATATTCTAAACTTTTATCTCCCTCCCCTTCCTTAAACGCAAATTCCTTCGTTACATCTTTAAAAGGTGTCCTGTACACTTTCGTATTTATCGTTATACATACTTCTTCTCCTTTGCTGTTTAATATTATATTTATATCTCCTTTCTTGGGAACTCTTTCATTCTCAAGGTCATAAAGTACATATAAAGAAGTGGTTGCTTTTTTCTCTCCTTTCAACACAAGGTCTGCAAGAGCATCTTGTATGTTTTCCTCATATCCGAAAGCAAATTTATTTATATGGACATTTTTTCTTTCTTCTTCACTTAATGTAAGCAAGTATTTTTCAATTAGTTTATTCATTTTTGATTTTCTCCTTTTAATTATATTTTTTAAATATAAAAATTTTCATATTTATATTTATCGCCTTAATATATAATTCACTTCAAAATATTAACTAATCAAGCTTCTATCATATGTTTATTCTAACTATCTGATAGATTTTACTGTCAGTTCGTCATTTTTCTGAATATTATCCGATCATAAATTTTATTATATCAAACAAAAATATTATTCCTATAGAAACGGGGACTACCACTCCCAGACTAAATTTTTTCAATGAAAGCCACACTATAATCCCTATCCCCGCCAATACTTTTATAATATTGAATGTATCCGTTCCTGTAGATGTAAATATCCCCGGAAAAATCAAAATAGTCAGAACTGTATAAGGCAATGCTTCAAAAAACTTATTTATAATCGGATTATTTTCAGGAATTTTTATAAATAAAGGGACTAATTTGATAAAAGCTGTTATTAATGCTGTTGCTAAAATCAAAATAACTATCATAAAATTACTCATTTTCTTTCACTCCCTCTTTATAAGTTATTAAAGCATAAGTCATACTTGCCAGAAACATAATTAAAATCATTGCCCAGCCTTTACTTACAGGTATATATTCAAATATTATCTTAAATACTGTTACTATTATTACAACTTTTATATATTTAAAATTTGCTTTTAAAGCACTTACAAGAAGACTTAAAAATGCTGCATAAAGTATAAAATTCATACTTTTCGTAAAAAACGGAGGAATTAAATTTCCGAATAAAGATCCTGCTAATGTTCCCAATCCGAACATAATATAAGGCAAAGTATTTACTCCCATCATATAATAAGGATTTTTATTTTTCCTTATCATAATGAAAGCAACCGTTTCATCTGTAAGTCCAAGCCCTACAATCATTTTTTCCAATAATGTTCCTCCCTTTTTAAGTTCCCTATAAATTATAAGATTTAGAAGAGAATATCTTAAATTAATCATAAATATTGAAATAAGAATTTCTGCCGGTCCTGATTTTAATTCATATACCGCTTTTAAAAAAAATGATTGTGCACTTCCGGCATATAAAGTTAATGACTTTAAAAATACAAGTAACGTATCCATTCCAAAATTTTTAGAAATAAGTCCTAATGTTATCCCGAAAGGAATATAGGCAATTCCTATACCTAATCCTTCATTTAATCCTTTTAAATAATTTTCCATTCTCGCATTTTGTAACATATTTCTGTTTTATAACTCCTTATTTTTAATTTTCATATTTCTTCAATATTCTAATTTCATAAAAACATTATAAAATTCAAAATTTTTATTTTAAAGCTCCCCAATTTTTTGCATAAGAACCGTTTGAATTTAACTTTACATCTTCAAATGTTATTGTATTTTCCATTATTTCCTTAATTTTTTCCATATATTTTTCTATAGTTTCATCTTTTATTTCAAAAATAAGTTCATCATGAACTTGTAACAGCATTCTTATATCATCTTTGTCTTTAAATTCATTATACAACTCTACCATGACTTTTTTTATAATATTTGCAGCAGTACCTTGAACAACTGTATTTACAGCCATTCTGTCAGCCTGTGATCGTATATTTTTATTGCTCGAATTTATTCCGTTTATATATCTCCTTGTTCCGTATAATGTTTCGACAAAACCGTTCAGTCTTGCATTTTCCAGAACATTTTCAAGAAATTTCTTTACTCTCGGATACTGTTCAAAATAAGTTTTTATATAAAGTGAAGCGTCACTTACAGGAATTTTTAACTCTTTGGATAGTCCGAAAGGAGTTTTACCATATAAAATACTGAAGTTTATAACTTTAGCTATACTTCTTTCCTCTCTGGAAATTACTTCTCCGTCCGCTTTAAAAAATATTTTCCTTGCAGTCAGGTCATGAAGGTCTCTGTCTTTTTTATACGCAAGTACAAGATTTTCATCTTTTGACAGTTCTGTGAGAACTCTCAGTTCAATTTGCGAATAGTCGAAAGACACAAGACTCCATCCCTCTTCTGAAATAAATCCTTTACGTATTTTTATTCCCTCATCAGTTCTCACAGGAATATTCTGTATATTGGGGTTTGTTGAAGAAAGCCTTCCCGTGGAAGTTCCATTCTGATTAAATGTAGTATGTATTCTGTCATTTTCATCTGCCAGTTTAGGTAAAGGTTCCACATAAGTCGAAAGTAGTTTAGTAAGTCCTCTGTAAACAAGAAGTTTTTCAGCAATTTCAATCCCTCTTAACGCCAGTTCCTCCAATACCTCTACATCTGTGGAATATCCTGTCTTTGTTTTTTTCACAGGATCTATTCCCATTTTTTCAAATAATATTTCGGAAAGCTGTTTTGGAGAGCCTATATTAAAAGCTTCTCCGGACAAAGAAAATATTTCTTTTTCCACTTTTTCTATATTTTCCTGCAGTTTTGACTTATAATCTTCAAAATATTTTTTATCAATTTTTATACCGTACATTTCCATACTCGCCAGAACAGGAACCAGTCTATTTTCAAGATTCTCAAAAACATCTATGAGATCTTCACTCTCCAATCTATTTTTTAATACCGTTTCAAGCTTTTTTACACAATATGCTCTTCTTCCAAGAAATTCTATCTTCTCTTCTTCACTTATTTCTTGAAATTTACGTTTTTTAAACTGCTCTTCAAATTTTTCAAGATTTTCTCCAAACTCGGAAAAAATTATATTTTCCAAATCCTGTGAACTTTCTGTTCCAAGTACATACCATGCCAGCATTACATCAAAATATTCCTTACAGTTTATCCCTTTCTTCATATATTCTTTTACATTATAACTGACTATTTTTTTATCTTTTAATATTTCATATACTTCTTTCACTGTTTCTTGATTTTCATTTAGTAATACTATATTCTTTTTACCGTCACATACTGCTATCCCAAATTCATTTCCGAATATTCCAACTTTTTCTTCCATTTTTTCCAGAACATCTGGCCCAACTGACCATAAAATTTTCTCCGTTTTTACTTTATTCTCTCTTGTATTATTTTCAGCATTTTCAATCAAAATCTCCTTTTTCCCGTCAGGATGATTTGTCACTCCTGCAAATAAGGAAATCTGACTACTGTCAGATTGACTGTTTTCATTTAAGGCGGTACTCTTTTTCTTTATTTCATTTTCGATTGTTGCCGAAAACTTTTTAAATTCCATTGTTTTGTATATTGAAAGGAGCTTTTCCAAGTCTTTACTTTCTATTTTCAGTTTATTTTTATCATATTCTACTTCAATATCTTTATGAACTGTTGCCAGTTTTCTGCTTAAAAAGGCTTTTTCCTTATCTTCTAAAAGCTTTTCCTTTCTTTTCCCTTTTATTTCTGCTATATTTTCATAAAGACCTTCAAGGCTTCCGTATTTATTTATGAGCTCCACTCCTGTTTTCGGGCCTATCCCTGAAACTCCGGGTATTCCGTCGGAACTATCCCCCATCAATCCAAAAAGATCCGGTATTTTATCAGAAGTAACTCCTAAGTATTCCACTACTTCATCATCATTTGTTATATATCTGAATAATGATTTCTTATCCCCTTTTCCTAATAATGCTATATTTATTTTCCCGTTTACAAGTTGTGCCAAATCTTTATCTCCCGTAACTATATACACTTCTATTTCTTCATTTTCGTCTTTGGAAAATTTTGTAGCAAGAGTTGCCATTACGTCATCAGCCTCATATCCGTCTATTTTATATTTAGGTATTCTGTATCCGTCAAGTACAGACATTATAAACTCCTGTTGGGCAACAAGATCATCAGGCATACTTTCCCTATGTGCCTTATATGTTTCCAGCTCCTCAGATCTTTTCAGATCGCTTCTTTTTATATCAAGACAAGCTACCAAATAATCAGGATTAAATTCTTTTATTACTCCCTCCAAAGTATTTACAAAACCATATGTCGCTCCGGTTGCCATTCCTCGAGAATTTCTCATTCCCATAAGTGCAAAGTGAGTTCTGTACATAATTGCACTCGTA from Leptotrichia sp. OH3620_COT-345 includes the following:
- the cas13a gene encoding type VI-A CRISPR-associated RNA-guided ribonuclease Cas13a, yielding MSKIYGYKKWCNYKEEVRIELGRTERPKIKNDEEHTEINLVVIDEKTEKYKINFNNKEVYLKILYNEKLKKRILEIDKEKNKNRSIKLNYDKETKDYILIFDNKKIRVKREYITKNNNEIPDNTDTKEKNKYIVKSKRDEDKIKITNSKFIEKLIEYKTENNIQKDFNRKFHMGNILFKLKKENILIKGEDIVDEIEVLSRTENLSKKITRKKLKEQLKKQLDKGKLKENSKEIYLTIKNENIKIKLEYNKTKFDRNKEEYILSWKKIDEKERQAKIEVYRKFQNINEKFYYLIENFVNEEQGEVKNLKKRYFRDYIEILFLEKEEEYGKIVEHIEEIKKKNSENKKWNIDKFVEFYSNVGGKKATENKKIFVNKILNYICNSVKLTKEDIVDYIIGELKYWDIAKRVELKKKETQDMPKEKIEKARIKTYVEMDKHEKFKEKGKEKNEIVKLFIKDIESKVIRNKIEKILKEFKIEKLVNDLKDKIKEEENFDTEIFGLYKGHYKSIFKKDGNIEVIGDNFEFEKMPCNEKELYKIIYRYIKGRIEKILINRREIRENSLKIEKILNFDSLLNKIEKRVKQYTLEHIMYLGKIKHNNIDMTKVNTNDFSKLHAKEELDLELIAFFAATNMELNKIFSKKNAEGTENIDFFGGDRERDYILDKKISNSKLKIMRDLKFLDDKNEITENFKSKFIKIGTNERNKILHANDKRRNQKEILENDNDDKTRDQKGTLEDYNKVVSIIQNLKISNEEISKALNLDVVFKGKEKIISKINNIDISKENNKIIKFLPSFSKVLPEILNLYKKMNKNNPFDTIETERIIRNALIYINKELYKKLILEKDLGKENNKYKFLKELKKTLSGTDEVDKPIIENYYKNSQILASKGNNKAIKKYQKKVIECYIEYLKKNYKEIFDFSNFNMDIKKIKQKIKDINDNKTYRRKVIIKSDNKSIEIKNDFEYIISIFALLNNNVVINKIRNRLFAISVWLDRQEYQNIIEVLDEIMQINTLKTEWITENWKLDLKKFIEKMELIEEEFLLTKREFFGKYYEDIKENIKSKFINDYEIKKILDRKFNQIVNFEDDTKIKIKADNLDRNEKKILMPKINPKNLNSVDIISEIDKFIEKIKNRKALKLIFNSKFLKKYKEIIDNLIENEDKFEKVYYPEKNKNELYIYKKNLFLNIGNPNFDNIYELISEDIKVVDTKVLFDNNIRNNEIFEIDEILKYLNNKLNGYSKEYKEKYKDKLEQNSCFFIQNIKHKKYESFEKLKENYNEVSEYKRVRDLVEFNYLNKIESYLIDINWKLAIQMARFERDMHYIVNGLNYLDIIELENNRNENRSSPYPKYKYIDKNDKTKGRELDFATSYYNFKDYPKLVKICLKFGINLSENSEINKPEKKSIRNYISHFYIIREPFKKYSIAEQIDKVSEVMEYSTRYNNSTYNSVFEVFKKDVDLNYNNLKRKFRLSDNCPDNSKTLFEIKNLINPKKVSVLELEHYNSEYVVKLIEKILTKKL
- a CDS encoding MBL fold metallo-hydrolase, with amino-acid sequence MKRGLLLLFLLSLNLFAKFEVITLGNSGGVKAGTTTSYILRDIGSKEYLALDAGSVVNGLEEALKKGNFKDIKVPEDSNYTKLGYIFRESIKGYFLSHAHMDHIAGLVLSSTEDTKKNIYGLPSVIDILEKNIFNWKVWPNFGDSGEGFKLGVYSYKKLEIGKEFKIEGTELYGQVFPLSHSNYESSMLLIRSGEEYFAFFGDTGPDKVEKSQLLNNIWKELGPKLKAGKLKGIIIEVSFPNSTEDKNLFGHLTAKWLMEEMKVLSEYSGGTEKLKNLNIIINHIKPNFLKNVDNEKTVKKEIEALNIYKIKFLYPKQRESMIF
- a CDS encoding nucleoside hydrolase — translated: MKKRKVYLNHDGGVDDLVSLYLLLKMKDVELVGISVMDADCYIQPASSATRKIIEKFGSEKDKKIKVALSDSRAVNPFPKDWRMHAFVIDALPILNEIKPLTVEETHIKAHEDIVRVLKKADGKVDLVFVGPLTDLARALDIDSSIEEKIGKLYWMGGTFLEHGNVEEPEHDGTAEWNVYWDPFAAKRVWDSNIKIELVALESTRMVPLTEEIRDMWASQRKNEGIDFLGQCYAVVPPLTHFVTNSTYFLWDVLTTASFGKEELVKREVVNSDVITEGPSRGRTVRKQGGRPVDLVYHVDRDSFFEYITNLAKY
- a CDS encoding molybdopterin-binding protein, with amino-acid sequence MVKIKAEILCIGTELLIGDIVNTNAQYISEKLTDIGVDLYYQTTVGDNYNRVKECLEIAFNRVNLVITTGGLGPTIDDITKKVVADFFGEELEINQKYYDKLVQRYKERGFGIDIPDGGKKEASIIKGSILIENEVGLAPGFYYEKRDKKIIVLPGPPKEMIWMMDNQVLPLLSQYSNSILIMKTLEIKGVPEGKIDERLKEYFQMSNPTVAPYAKERRVQIRVAMKGSRKDKNGINKEIDRIIKGIRKIYPDAAEVEKNDS